TTAGTCTTCTTGCTATGAAGATAATCAGTAACAGGAAAAAAATCTATTTCTTCCCCTATAGAATAAATTCTATCCATTTTGCGGGCACGCAAAAACTCTCCATCAGAAGTTAACAACGTCAAATAAGGATCATTAACTTCGATTATAACTCCCCTTCTCATGTCTCTAGCACCCCCTTTAAATAATCGTTTAAATAAACATAATCACTTGATAATATTAGTGCAATCGCAATAATATATTTCCGGTTTCGTTCAATCGTCTTCCTGCTGACATTCACCATTTTTTCTAGCTGCTTTATAGGAAGACGTTTTTTCTCATATAACGAATCCATTAATTCCCTATTTTCAACTAATAGCTTCGCTACTTTGATAGCGTTCTCCCTGGCATCCGCATGCTTTGGTGAATTCTCAACTAAATCGCTGAAGCTCAAATCAAATGAAGTTAATAGAGTTTGAAATTGAATAATTTCTTCCTTCCTAATTTCTTCGTCAGTCTTTTTCTTATATTCCTCAAGTGATAGCTCGTTTACAATTACCATGCCCGCTGATTCTTCCTCAAATGATGAATAGGTTAAGTCAATGCTGACATGTTGGTTTTTCGTTTGCTTTCGTATATAATCAATGACTCTTCGTTTTATAATCACTTCGGCAAAACTAAGAACGGAACTGCCCTTCTCAGCTGAATATTTCTCAATTGCCTCATTAAATGCAATAAGACCAATACTAAATTCATCGTCAGTTTCATAAATATATCGTTTACATACTGAAGACACACTTTTAGCAATAAATGGTTTATAAGCCTCTATAATATCATTAAGTAAAGAGTGGTCACCCTGTTGAATTAATCGTACCGACTCCTCTAAAGTACGCTTTTTATTTTTGGTTAAAAACAATAAACCTAGCATTGCCTCACCTCTCTATTCAACCAATTATACCATAAGTATGATAGATTTGATTTTGTAGGTTCTGGCAACGGTACTTCCAATAAAGAAATACGAATAATAATCGTCCTTTGTGGGGGCATCAAAATAAATATCATTAAAAAAACTCCAAATCTGTGTTAGATTTGAAGCCTCTTTTCGCGAAGCTGTAATATCCTTTTTATTAAATAACCAATAAATACCCCTGGGATCACAAAGGACATTGGTAAAAAAACAGGACCTGGATGAACATTAAAAATCGTCACCTTCGGGGAAATCATTAAACCTACTGTGACAAAATAAGCGGAAAATACAAAAGGTAAATATGAGTACTTTTCCTCTGCCGGCATTGCTGAACGATAACCATCCCACATTGCAAACATATATACACAAGGGTAAAACATTAGCCACTGATAATTTAGGGTTGATTCAGCTTTTTTGATTTCACCTAGGAAACTGTACATAATCGCACTATTAAAATGACTGTTCGCATTTATTATAAATTCTAGTATCACAAAGAAAATACCTTTGATGTACTGACCACTTAATAGCTGACTGAATCCTGGAAAGGCTATACTCCATAATACTGCTTCTAATTTACTCATTTTTTTCATTTCTCTATCTCGCTTCTACTGTAAGTTACTTCCAAGTTAGTTTTACCAGTAAACGTCCGAATAAACGAAGAATATAAGAAATATTTTTGATTACTCTCTATGCATTAAATCATAATATGTGTATCTGATAGTTCGGATTATCCTTTTGTTCTAAGTAAAATGCTGTCATAGCCTTTACACCATCCTTAAAATCAGGGCATCTTATTCCTGATTCCTTTAAATCATTCACAGCTTGAGTACAATCAAAATGACCCGTCCATGTAAAATAATCCAGTGCTTCTTTTTCAACCCCTAAATATTTTCTCATCGGCTTTATTGAAAGAAACCCTTTGCCAACTGATAATGGGAGGGTGCCGATAGGTTTTTTGTTTAGCAGTTCCTCCATCAAAATTATATAAATTTCAGAAGCACGATAAGGACGAGGATCGGTTAAGTGATAGGTCTTACCGATACCATTTTCGAAAAAACTGAGATATGTTGTGGCTTGAATGATATAGTCAATCGGGACCAAATTAACATACGCTTCTCCTTTTCCCAATTTCGGAAGGATTGGGAGGAATTTTAATTTCTCCGAAAAGTTCATTATAAAGTATGGACCATCAAACTTTATCGTTTCTCCTGTTTGTGAATGACCTTTAACAATCCCAGGCCGAATAATGGTAATGGGGACTTCTTCTTTAAGTTTTTCAACCAAAACTTCAGCCTCATATTTTGTTTCTTCATAATGATTTTTAAAACTAGTGGGACGAATAAGCTCAGTCTCGTAAAGGATCCCCTCACGTTCTCCCAC
This genomic stretch from Neobacillus niacini harbors:
- the sigI gene encoding RNA polymerase sigma factor SigI, which codes for MLGLLFLTKNKKRTLEESVRLIQQGDHSLLNDIIEAYKPFIAKSVSSVCKRYIYETDDEFSIGLIAFNEAIEKYSAEKGSSVLSFAEVIIKRRVIDYIRKQTKNQHVSIDLTYSSFEEESAGMVIVNELSLEEYKKKTDEEIRKEEIIQFQTLLTSFDLSFSDLVENSPKHADARENAIKVAKLLVENRELMDSLYEKKRLPIKQLEKMVNVSRKTIERNRKYIIAIALILSSDYVYLNDYLKGVLET
- a CDS encoding SDR family oxidoreductase, with translation MNNGYFFTGFPGYICNQLIREVLKKNELKGIVYVLVLQSMMDKARKERHAIITELGLQDDLFILIEGDITQPSLLISDETQEILNERVTHVFHLAAIFDLAVPGDIAFRINVDGTNNVNKWVRGLTQLKRYVYFSTAYVVGEREGILYETELIRPTSFKNHYEETKYEAEVLVEKLKEEVPITIIRPGIVKGHSQTGETIKFDGPYFIMNFSEKLKFLPILPKLGKGEAYVNLVPIDYIIQATTYLSFFENGIGKTYHLTDPRPYRASEIYIILMEELLNKKPIGTLPLSVGKGFLSIKPMRKYLGVEKEALDYFTWTGHFDCTQAVNDLKESGIRCPDFKDGVKAMTAFYLEQKDNPNYQIHIL